One Desulfatiglans sp. genomic region harbors:
- a CDS encoding DUF2007 domain-containing protein has translation MRKVYESFNTLMIGHLKNLLMIEGIPSFTKNEYGSAERISVNECWYEIWIENDTQYDEALKIIKEAESDDSASGPDWVCPNCKEVNEYQFSLCWNCGKENQNKIPAK, from the coding sequence ATGAGAAAAGTATATGAGTCATTTAACACTTTAATGATTGGTCATTTGAAAAATCTTCTTATGATTGAGGGTATACCTTCATTTACAAAAAATGAATATGGTTCAGCAGAACGAATTTCAGTGAATGAATGTTGGTACGAGATCTGGATTGAAAATGATACTCAATATGATGAAGCTTTAAAAATAATTAAGGAAGCAGAGTCAGATGATTCCGCTTCAGGTCCTGACTGGGTATGCCCGAATTGCAAGGAAGTAAATGAATATCAATTTTCTTTGTGTTGGAATTGTGGCAAAGAAAATCAAAATAAAATACCCGCTAAATAA